The window CCGACATCATATAACCGCGAAGTACGCGGGAACAACCCGAAATGTTCTCTGAACTCACGGGATTTCGCTTATGTGGCATTGAAGAAGATCCCTTCTGTCCCTTACGGAAAAATTCTTCGGCCTCCCGCACCTCACTTCGCTGAAGATGGCGAATTTCCACAGCCATCTTTTCCATAGTTGATCCAATCAATGCCAATGTTGAAATGTAGTCAGCATGACGGTCGCGCTGTAGCGTTTGGGTTGAAATTGGAGCCGGAGAAAGTCCCAATTCCTCACAAACAGAAGCTTCAACTTCCGGCGGAATATTAGCAAAAGTGCCCACTGATCCGCTCATCTTTCCGAACTCAACATTCTTAGCCACCTTCTCAAACCGTTCCTGGTTTCGCTTCATCTCGGCATACCAAAGCGCACATTTGAGTCCGAAGGTTGTAGGCTCGGCATGCACCCCGTGCGTCCGCCCCATCATCACGGTGTACTTGTGCTTTTTCGCCTTCTCTGCCAACACATCAATGATATGCTGAATATCTTTTCGCAGGATCTCATTGGCCTGCTTCAGGCGGTAACCATTGGCTGTATCAACTACATCAGTAGAGGTAAGTCCGTAGTGAACCCACTTTTTTTCTTCGCCAAGCGATTCCGAAACCGATCGCGTAAAGGCCACTACATCGTGACGCGTCTGTTTTTCAATTTCCTTAATCCGATCTACATCAAACGATGCCTTTTCATAGAGCTTCTCAACATCTTCTTTTGGGATCTTACCCAGTTTGCTCCAAGCATTACAGGCGGCCAACTCGACCTCCAGCCAAGCCTGAAATTGGTTTTCCAGTGACCAGATGTCGGCCATCTCCTTTCGGGAATATCGCTCAATCATTGCTAATAAATTTGGGCTGTGATTAAATAGAAAGTTCGCCCAAAGATATTGGATTTTTTAACCAAAATAAGGAGTAATAAATGACAAACGATATTCCTTCCAATATGCAAATTACCGGCGGGGTATCTTAATCCAACTACCCTGTTCTACCGTAGCATCTGCCTCAACCTGATTGATGATAGCCACATCTTCAACCGTTATATCCATCGGTAAATTACCCACAAATGATGACAGAGCGTTCGACTGATCTACTTTTTGTGTTTGCAAACGTACAGGCTCACGGTTCAACTTATCCTGATCGGTAAGCGCTGCAAATGAATAGCTTGTTTGCTCAAAATTGTCGCGGTACCCATCAAACTTTTCGGCCAAACTATAATTGGTAAACCGATAGATATTGCCATCATACATTACCGCGTAAACCAAAAAACGATATGTAGTTCCATCTTCTGTTTTAGCCGTTGCCAGCGCCTGATAACCATCCAATCCATTTTGCCGGGTAGATTGTTGAGACTGCACAGTAAAACCATCCTGACTCACATAATTCATAACGGAACTCTCAGGCGAATCAGCTTCCCCATCAATTTCCATCAGCGAAATTGCATCCTGCTCTTCATTTACTGCTGCAACCAGTGTAGGCTGATTGACAATTTTCCAATTATCGGGATAGTCGAACTGGAATTTCAAGTCTGGATGATAAAATACTCCTTCTTCTGAAAAACCTTCACGCGGATTATCTCCGAATATTATACCATCAATTATATTCATATACGCATCGGCATTTTCAATATTTTGCTGATACCCCTTCTCAGCCCACTGATTAGCAAGTTCTGGGATCCTGTCAGCGCGTTCGGAAGGGTCTGGATGTGAGGATTGCCATGTGGGAATACTTTGTCCGGATTGATCAGAAATACGCTCCAGGGCTACAAAAAAACCAGCCCCATCGGCGGCTTCGTAATTTTTCATCGCGGCATATTCTACGCCCAGCTGGTCAGATTCACGCTCATCATCGCGACCGTAACTCAAAAACATAAATTGCGCAGCCTGGCTCCCAAGTTGCAACACACTTTGCCCCGGCACGCCTAATAGCTCTTCACCAGCCACGGCACCGCCAAGTAAGGCAAGTTGACCTATTTGTTGCTCAAAAGCACGTTGTGATGCATGTCGGGCAGCGACGTGGGCGATCTCGTGTCCCAATACCACAGCCAATTGCGCCTCATTCTTCAGATGGGCCAACAACCCACGGGTCACATAAACATACCCGCCGGGCAGTGCAAAAGCATTTACTACCGGACTATTAAGTACTCTAAAATAGAACTCCGTTTCTCGGTATTTGGGATCGGTGTCTTCGCGACGCATATGGCTGACTTCCAACACCTCCTGGCCAATGCGTTCTACATACTGTTGTACCTCATCATCGTTGTACACACCATATTGCTGCTGAATTTGTTGATCAGACTCTTTCCCAATCTGCACCTCCTGTTCCCAACTATACCCATACGCTCGTTTAGAACCGGTAATGGGACTTTTTTGAACCGTACAAGCAGAAGCAACTACTGAAATAATCAGAACAAGACAAAAATTTCGATATAATGATTTCTTCATGAATATATGTTTTTAGAATCCAGATAAACGTTTTTAAAAATCCTTCTAATAGGTTTAAATATAATCATTTCCAAAAAGTTTCATCCCAGAAATTTTTTGGCTATTTCATCAGTTCCTGCCAATGCTGATAAATCATCATCATAGCCAAGGTATCCAACTCACAGTATTTTAGCAGCGCTTTTTGATAAGTTGCAAGCTCATCAGCACAATAATCGCGGGCAATAAGTTTGCCATATACGACCATCGCCTGCGTACCACGACGGATCGATGAATCCCCGCTTTCCGTCAATATTGAGTATGGGTTTTGGGCCCCTCCCTTCCCATCAGCCTGCCACCAGATCATGTTATCAAAATTTGAACTACTATAAGGCTTCGTATAAATATTCTTCAAATAGGGACTGTGACTCATTACTGAACTTAGCACATCTTTAATACTCAGAGAATTTTCCATCTCTCGATTGTAATAGAATTTTTTTACGAGCCGGCTCAGATCAGCAATATAGGGCGGCTGATGGTGCGAGGAGTCATGACGATTAATAATTTTCTCAAGCCAGAAGATGAGATCCCCAGCGTCGGAAACCTCGGAAAAGTCTTCGGTAAGTTCACCTCGAATAGTCTTTAGGGCATGCCGTTCAAAGTTTGAGTATTGCACAATCGTCCCCTCTTCGATATAAGGCACCTCCTGTAGCTGACGAATTAATTCATAATTAGGATATCCACTTTTAAAATCGTCGATCCATTCGTAATGGCGCCATCGT of the Fodinibius sp. Rm-B-1B1-1 genome contains:
- the purB gene encoding adenylosuccinate lyase yields the protein MIERYSRKEMADIWSLENQFQAWLEVELAACNAWSKLGKIPKEDVEKLYEKASFDVDRIKEIEKQTRHDVVAFTRSVSESLGEEKKWVHYGLTSTDVVDTANGYRLKQANEILRKDIQHIIDVLAEKAKKHKYTVMMGRTHGVHAEPTTFGLKCALWYAEMKRNQERFEKVAKNVEFGKMSGSVGTFANIPPEVEASVCEELGLSPAPISTQTLQRDRHADYISTLALIGSTMEKMAVEIRHLQRSEVREAEEFFRKGQKGSSSMPHKRNPVSSENISGCSRVLRGYMMSAYENIPLWHERDISHSSVERVILPDATILLDYMLNRFSGVVEKLTIFEDNMHDNIYKTFGLTFSQRVLHKLIDTGMSREKAYDTVQPLAMKAWEEKTMFRDLVEADKTVQENLTDEEIEEAFDLDHHTRNVDRIFERVGLE
- a CDS encoding M48 family metalloprotease — protein: MKKSLYRNFCLVLIISVVASACTVQKSPITGSKRAYGYSWEQEVQIGKESDQQIQQQYGVYNDDEVQQYVERIGQEVLEVSHMRREDTDPKYRETEFYFRVLNSPVVNAFALPGGYVYVTRGLLAHLKNEAQLAVVLGHEIAHVAARHASQRAFEQQIGQLALLGGAVAGEELLGVPGQSVLQLGSQAAQFMFLSYGRDDERESDQLGVEYAAMKNYEAADGAGFFVALERISDQSGQSIPTWQSSHPDPSERADRIPELANQWAEKGYQQNIENADAYMNIIDGIIFGDNPREGFSEEGVFYHPDLKFQFDYPDNWKIVNQPTLVAAVNEEQDAISLMEIDGEADSPESSVMNYVSQDGFTVQSQQSTRQNGLDGYQALATAKTEDGTTYRFLVYAVMYDGNIYRFTNYSLAEKFDGYRDNFEQTSYSFAALTDQDKLNREPVRLQTQKVDQSNALSSFVGNLPMDITVEDVAIINQVEADATVEQGSWIKIPRR